One window of Enterobacter sp. RHBSTW-00175 genomic DNA carries:
- a CDS encoding GTPase family protein, whose translation MKNKEGQQSLQDSLTGLPEWASERIMQQIRQLTNYEPAIGIMGKTGAGKSSLCNALFASEVSPVSDVMACTREPLRFRLQVGERFMTLVDLPGVGESDARDNEYAALYRDQLPRLDLVLWLIKADDRALVTDEHFYQQVIGEAYRHKVLFVISQSDKAEPGSGGDKLSTEQKQNISHKICLLHELFQPVHPVCAISVRLQWGVRVMAERMIRCLPREASSSVVAQLQHSFRTDAVNKKARDDFGETVGSVLDTVSSMPLIPAPIRAIIQAARDTVVSVARAVWSFFF comes from the coding sequence ATGAAAAATAAGGAAGGCCAGCAGTCCCTGCAGGACTCGCTTACGGGTTTGCCGGAATGGGCCTCAGAGCGGATCATGCAGCAAATACGTCAGCTCACTAACTACGAACCAGCGATCGGTATCATGGGAAAAACCGGGGCGGGGAAATCGTCACTTTGTAATGCGTTGTTTGCAAGTGAAGTATCGCCGGTCAGCGATGTGATGGCCTGTACTCGTGAACCCCTGCGCTTTCGCCTTCAGGTGGGCGAACGATTTATGACATTGGTGGATCTGCCCGGTGTAGGCGAAAGTGATGCACGTGATAACGAGTATGCTGCGCTGTATCGAGACCAGCTTCCCCGGCTTGACTTGGTGCTGTGGCTGATTAAGGCCGATGATCGGGCTCTGGTAACGGATGAGCATTTTTACCAGCAGGTGATTGGTGAAGCATACCGGCATAAGGTGCTGTTCGTAATCAGTCAGTCGGACAAGGCCGAGCCTGGCAGCGGTGGAGATAAATTGTCCACAGAGCAGAAACAAAATATCAGCCATAAAATCTGCCTGCTGCACGAACTGTTCCAGCCCGTGCATCCGGTGTGCGCCATATCGGTCCGTCTGCAGTGGGGAGTACGGGTGATGGCCGAACGGATGATCCGCTGCCTGCCACGTGAAGCCAGCAGCTCGGTTGTTGCACAACTTCAGCATTCCTTTCGTACCGATGCAGTGAATAAAAAAGCTCGTGACGATTTTGGTGAAACGGTTGGCTCGGTGCTGGACACCGTAAGTTCCATGCCGCTGATACCAGCTCCAATCCGGGCAATCATTCAGGCTGCACGCGACACTGTAGTATCTGTTGCCCGTGCAGTCTGGAGTTTCTTCTTCTGA
- a CDS encoding DUF1819 family protein, producing MTNTMIKNDKRWIGDLLGGSLMVRESRTIAELLLSEPDETTWQQQIIDENILQASSTSTANRYARTVKLRLMTLDHECWQLIVDGSESERLQMLLVALMIQSPIVADFMADVVNPARQQFKEKLGVNCWNEFVDENLRLHPELGAFSDSSIQKMGNNLIKALAEAGYLDTPRRRNLQTIFLLPDVAAALHRLNKAELLPILEGNA from the coding sequence ATGACAAATACCATGATTAAAAATGATAAACGCTGGATTGGCGATCTGCTGGGCGGCTCGCTGATGGTTAGAGAGAGCCGGACAATTGCTGAATTGCTGCTTTCCGAACCAGATGAAACGACCTGGCAGCAGCAAATAATCGATGAAAATATCCTTCAGGCATCCTCCACCAGCACCGCGAATCGCTATGCCAGAACAGTAAAACTTCGACTAATGACGCTAGATCACGAGTGCTGGCAGCTGATAGTTGATGGTAGTGAAAGTGAACGCCTGCAAATGCTGCTAGTGGCCCTGATGATTCAGTCGCCGATTGTCGCGGATTTTATGGCTGATGTCGTGAACCCGGCACGCCAGCAGTTTAAAGAAAAACTTGGCGTAAATTGCTGGAATGAATTCGTGGATGAGAATCTTCGTTTGCACCCCGAACTGGGGGCTTTCTCTGATTCCTCTATTCAAAAAATGGGCAACAACCTAATTAAGGCCCTGGCAGAAGCCGGATATCTAGACACTCCACGCCGTCGGAATCTTCAAACTATTTTCCTGTTACCTGATGTCGCTGCGGCGTTGCATCGTTTAAACAAAGCCGAACTTCTGCCAATCCTGGAGGGCAATGCATGA
- a CDS encoding DUF1788 domain-containing protein yields the protein MNDPILDYRLKQLEERIGDDRFLKNQGSGNEIGFWIFDYPAQQELQVREYLAFLFKKLEKKYTFTKLNIFQVIIDMLEERKLFERICQREPELGLETLKKHLAAPLSQKKIAEYIARTVDLPAQQFVILTGLGNAWPLVRGHELMSALQDVMGFTPLLMFYPGNYSGYDLSPLAGINSRNYYRAFRLVPETGPAATLTPR from the coding sequence ATGAATGACCCAATCCTTGATTACCGTTTAAAGCAGTTAGAAGAGCGTATCGGCGATGACCGTTTTTTAAAAAACCAGGGCTCCGGCAATGAGATTGGCTTCTGGATTTTTGATTATCCGGCACAGCAGGAGCTACAGGTACGTGAGTACCTGGCGTTTCTTTTTAAGAAACTAGAAAAAAAATACACATTCACCAAGTTGAATATTTTTCAGGTCATCATCGACATGCTGGAAGAACGTAAGCTATTCGAGCGTATCTGCCAGCGTGAACCTGAACTTGGGCTGGAAACACTGAAAAAGCATCTGGCTGCACCACTCAGTCAGAAAAAAATCGCTGAATATATTGCCCGTACGGTAGATCTTCCCGCCCAGCAATTTGTCATTCTGACTGGGCTCGGCAACGCCTGGCCGTTGGTGCGCGGGCATGAGCTCATGAGTGCTTTACAGGATGTCATGGGTTTTACGCCACTTCTGATGTTCTATCCAGGCAATTACAGTGGATATGACCTGTCTCCTCTAGCTGGCATTAACTCCCGTAACTATTACCGAGCCTTCAGACTGGTACCCGAAACCGGTCCTGCGGCGACTTTGACCCCTCGTTAA
- the brxC gene encoding BREX system P-loop protein BrxC, which produces MNIEQIFEKPLKRNINGVVKAEQTDDESAWVELDEYVITRELDGHLRQFFEVYAPATGPGRLQLADKMGVWVSGFFGSGKSHFIKILSYLLANREVSHNGVTRNALSFFEEKIDDALLLADIRKAVQHPTDVVLFNIDSRANVEDGVDAILKVFLKVFNELAGYCGDFPHIAHLERELDKRGQFDTFKAAFADITGSHWEDERDVYLMINDQMAKALSIATKQSEESSRQWIEQLDKNFPLDIKNFCTWVKEWLDIQGNRNILFMVDEVGQFIGKDAQMMLKLQTITENLGVICGGRAWVIVTSQADINAAIGGMSSRDGQDFSKIQGRFSTRLQLSSSNTSEVIQKRLLVKTDAAKPALEAVWQEKGDILRNQLAFDTTTTATLRAYTNSKEFVDNYPFVPWHYQILQKVFESIRTKGAAGKQLAMGERSLLDAFQSAAVQISADGLDSLVPFWRFYSAIESFLEPAVSRTIIQACQSPSLTEFDGKLLKTLFLIRYVDVLKSTLDNLVTLSIDRIDTDKVELRRQIEASLNRLQAEMLISRIDDKFVFLTNEEKEIENEIRNIDIEFTTINKQLSTIIFDEILKNKKYRYPANKQDFDISRFCNGHPLDGANLNDLVVKVLTPLDSNYESYKGTHSNSLLITDSKDCILICLPDEARTWQDLTMYAQTKSFLSKQSGQRPEQATLLAEKGRENGMREKTLKTQIEALLAQADVWALGERQDKKSSSPSTIVDAACSYVIENSFSKLKMLRLSTGDVNRETHALLTVENDTQLDLGEMEESNPEAMREVDNWISMSIDTHKPVYLRDILTTFGRRPFGWPEDEVKLLVARLARSGKYSFNLQGSEIALKQAWDAFNNSRRYSDLRLLKIRRHDEAQLTKAAQLMADIAGEPFNEREEQTLVSHIRELFGRWKSELTVFKTRSESGQNPGRKEIEEGLVLLNGILSEKEEYAVIEKVIAATEDLEDFAEDWDDLVSFYKNQYSTWQRLSAALNGSFKANRNALEKDDTAQNTLRELEAIYGKPRPYGELHRIIPLIETVESVNQRLVEEYRNHALMQMTNHIEELKQSMQEMHVPADLQHTLLHPMQQSRKKVEQNGLIPQIMDEQSEVRALLLKANERLNAWVEEQRKKEPKPEPAPGGVVPPTEPKPKLKKTIYVNTRKTMERAAGVTTLDNAEQVDKALEQLRKTLMDAINAGERVQLQ; this is translated from the coding sequence ATGAATATTGAACAGATTTTCGAAAAACCGCTAAAACGTAATATTAACGGCGTGGTTAAAGCCGAGCAGACCGATGACGAAAGTGCCTGGGTTGAACTGGATGAGTATGTCATTACCCGAGAGCTGGATGGTCACCTGCGCCAGTTTTTCGAGGTGTATGCCCCCGCCACAGGCCCCGGTCGGTTGCAACTTGCCGATAAGATGGGGGTTTGGGTTTCCGGCTTCTTTGGGTCCGGTAAATCACACTTCATTAAGATCCTTTCCTATCTGCTGGCGAACCGCGAAGTTAGCCACAATGGCGTCACGCGTAATGCGCTCTCCTTCTTTGAAGAGAAAATTGATGATGCACTGCTATTGGCCGATATTCGCAAAGCGGTTCAACATCCGACCGATGTGGTGCTGTTCAATATTGATTCTCGCGCAAACGTTGAAGACGGCGTTGATGCGATCCTCAAAGTTTTCCTGAAAGTGTTTAACGAGCTTGCTGGTTATTGCGGGGACTTCCCACACATTGCACACCTGGAGCGCGAGCTCGATAAACGCGGTCAGTTTGATACGTTTAAAGCCGCCTTTGCCGACATTACAGGCTCTCACTGGGAAGATGAACGTGATGTCTATCTGATGATCAACGATCAGATGGCGAAGGCATTAAGCATCGCTACCAAGCAGAGTGAGGAGTCCTCTCGCCAGTGGATCGAACAACTGGATAAGAACTTCCCGCTGGATATTAAGAACTTCTGTACGTGGGTCAAAGAGTGGCTCGACATCCAGGGCAACCGTAACATTCTGTTTATGGTCGATGAGGTTGGTCAGTTCATTGGCAAAGATGCTCAGATGATGCTGAAACTGCAAACTATCACTGAAAACCTGGGCGTTATCTGCGGTGGTCGCGCATGGGTGATTGTGACGTCTCAGGCTGACATCAATGCCGCGATTGGCGGTATGAGTAGCCGCGATGGTCAGGACTTCTCCAAAATTCAGGGACGCTTCTCCACTCGCTTGCAGCTCTCCAGCTCCAATACTTCAGAAGTTATCCAGAAACGACTATTGGTGAAAACCGACGCGGCAAAACCGGCGCTGGAAGCCGTCTGGCAAGAAAAAGGCGACATTCTACGTAACCAACTGGCGTTCGACACAACAACCACAGCCACGCTACGCGCTTACACCAACAGCAAAGAATTCGTTGATAACTATCCATTTGTGCCATGGCACTACCAGATCCTACAAAAGGTCTTTGAATCGATCCGTACCAAAGGGGCCGCAGGTAAGCAGTTGGCAATGGGGGAACGCTCTCTGCTGGATGCCTTCCAGTCAGCCGCTGTTCAAATCTCTGCCGATGGGCTGGACAGCCTGGTCCCGTTCTGGCGTTTCTATTCCGCGATTGAGAGCTTCCTGGAGCCAGCGGTTAGCCGCACCATCATTCAGGCCTGCCAGTCTCCGTCACTGACGGAATTTGACGGCAAGCTGTTAAAGACGCTGTTCCTTATCCGTTATGTCGATGTGTTGAAAAGTACCCTGGATAACCTTGTCACGCTTTCCATTGATCGTATTGATACTGATAAAGTGGAACTACGTCGTCAGATTGAAGCCAGCCTCAATCGCCTACAGGCAGAAATGCTGATCTCACGTATTGATGACAAATTCGTTTTCCTCACCAATGAAGAAAAAGAGATCGAAAACGAAATCCGCAATATAGACATTGAGTTCACCACCATCAATAAACAGCTCTCGACCATCATTTTTGACGAGATCCTGAAGAACAAAAAGTACCGTTATCCGGCGAACAAGCAGGATTTTGATATCAGTCGCTTCTGTAACGGGCATCCACTGGATGGCGCGAACCTTAACGATCTGGTGGTTAAAGTTCTCACGCCGCTGGACTCAAACTACGAAAGCTATAAAGGCACGCATTCCAACAGTCTGCTGATAACGGACAGCAAAGACTGCATTCTGATTTGCCTGCCCGATGAAGCTCGTACCTGGCAAGACCTGACCATGTATGCGCAGACCAAATCTTTCCTCAGTAAGCAAAGCGGGCAACGTCCCGAGCAAGCAACGCTATTGGCCGAAAAAGGCCGTGAAAATGGCATGCGCGAAAAAACGCTGAAAACGCAGATTGAAGCCCTTCTGGCGCAGGCCGATGTCTGGGCGTTGGGGGAACGGCAGGATAAAAAATCCTCCTCGCCATCGACGATTGTTGATGCCGCCTGCAGCTATGTAATCGAAAACAGTTTCTCCAAACTTAAAATGTTGCGTCTCAGTACCGGGGATGTGAACCGTGAAACCCATGCGTTGCTAACGGTAGAAAATGATACCCAGCTTGATTTGGGAGAAATGGAAGAGTCTAACCCGGAGGCGATGCGGGAAGTGGATAACTGGATAAGCATGAGTATAGATACTCATAAGCCGGTTTATCTGCGGGATATCCTCACCACCTTTGGTCGCCGACCATTTGGTTGGCCGGAAGATGAAGTCAAACTGCTGGTGGCCCGCCTGGCGCGTAGCGGCAAATACAGTTTCAACCTACAGGGTAGCGAAATCGCGCTGAAACAAGCGTGGGATGCGTTTAATAATTCACGTCGCTACAGCGATTTGCGACTGCTTAAAATTCGTCGCCATGACGAAGCGCAGTTAACCAAAGCAGCACAGCTGATGGCCGACATTGCCGGGGAACCCTTCAACGAGCGTGAAGAGCAGACGCTGGTATCCCACATTCGCGAATTGTTTGGCCGTTGGAAGAGTGAACTGACGGTCTTTAAAACCAGATCCGAGAGCGGGCAAAACCCAGGGCGTAAAGAGATTGAAGAAGGTCTGGTGCTGCTGAACGGGATTCTCAGTGAGAAAGAAGAGTATGCCGTTATTGAAAAAGTTATCGCGGCGACTGAAGACCTCGAAGATTTTGCAGAAGACTGGGACGATCTGGTCAGCTTCTACAAGAACCAGTATTCCACCTGGCAACGTCTGAGTGCCGCGTTGAACGGCAGTTTTAAAGCTAACCGTAATGCGCTGGAAAAAGACGATACCGCCCAAAATACACTTCGGGAACTGGAAGCTATCTACGGAAAGCCGCGACCTTACGGTGAACTGCATCGTATTATCCCGCTGATTGAAACCGTTGAGTCTGTTAACCAGCGTCTGGTGGAAGAATACCGCAACCATGCGCTTATGCAGATGACCAACCACATTGAAGAGCTGAAGCAGAGCATGCAGGAGATGCACGTTCCTGCTGATTTGCAGCATACGCTCTTGCATCCAATGCAACAGTCGCGCAAAAAAGTGGAACAAAATGGTCTAATCCCGCAAATCATGGACGAACAGTCTGAGGTACGTGCGCTTTTGCTTAAAGCGAATGAGCGCCTGAATGCCTGGGTTGAAGAGCAGCGTAAAAAGGAACCAAAACCAGAGCCTGCACCGGGAGGCGTAGTACCGCCTACTGAACCCAAACCGAAGCTTAAAAAAACCATCTACGTGAATACGCGTAAAACGATGGAACGAGCAGCGGGTGTCACAACGCTGGATAACGCCGAACAGGTAGACAAAGCGCTGGAACAGCTGCGTAAAACGCTGATGGATGCCATTAACGCAGGCGAACGTGTACAGCTTCAGTAA
- the pglX gene encoding BREX-1 system adenine-specific DNA-methyltransferase PglX, translating into MNTSNIKKYAPVARKQFRDAVMQKLTTLGIEADKKGKLQISQATDLGDSVRYGQFTLEKSLTARRERLVKRAEKQGYEVLVEHIAYTWFNRFCAIRYMELHGYLDHGFRMLSHPTLEGGFEVLDHVPEVADSLELDKSRLVEMKLAGDRDEELYRELLLAQCHTLQGAMPFLFEAVNDDIELVLPDNLTRTDSILRGLVDTIPEEDWAQVEVIGWLYQFYISEKKDDVIGKVVKSEDIPAATQLFTPNWIVQYLVQNSVGRQWLQTYPNSELKGKMPYYIEPAEQTPEVQAQLATITPSSIEPESIKVLDPACGSGHILTEAYNVLKAIYEERGYRTRNIPQLILENNIFGLDIDDRAAQLSGFALLMLARQDDRRILGRSVRLNIVSLQESKLDIAELWTKLNYHQQAQCGSMGDMFAEGTTLANTGSAEYKLLMRTLALFTSAKTLGSLIQVPHEDEAALKAFLDGLYRLAVEGDIQQKEAAAELIPYIQQAWILAQRYDAVVANPPYMGGKGMNGELKEFAKKQFPDSKSDLFAMFMQHAFSLLKENGFNAQVNMQSWMFLSSYEALRGWLLDNKTFITMAHLGARAFGQISGEVVQTTAWVISNNRTERYRPAFFRLTDGGEEQKNNNLRGKKHRFDTTEQNDLKKIPGIPLAYWVGPKLHNAFSNFKIIDDLAPPRIGMMTTDNERFLRQWFEVSINSIRFDFKDRESAEKSSNKWFPYNKGGGYRKWYGLQTLIVNWQFGGREIIQNGMTSFRGKNYYFKEGITWSDVATGDFTCRHTESGSIFDIKGTSAFPDKNLIGLIACTLNSKGGSYILHLLNPTMSYQSGDIRRVPITKELYEQRDFFNENYKKLTEISKKDWDRQEISWNYSKNPLITKQGGVEDNLKSLLMEFESDKESTIQLESENNSIIINEYGLNNEISPTPNINEITLISNTCYYYKGLNNSDEHYKRQRSDIISDLLSYIIGCQMGRYSLDREGLVYAHEANKGFAALVGEGAYQTFPADEDGILPLMDTDWFDDDVTARIKEFVRTVWGEEHLQENLDFIAESLCLYAIKPKKGESSLDTIRRYLSTQFWKDHMKMYKKRPIYWLFSSGKEKAFECLVYLHRYNDATLSRMRTEYVVPLLARYQGNIDLVNDQLKNAESGAATTRLKKELDGLSKKFNELRNFDDRLRHYADRRITIDLDDGVKVNYGKFGDLLADVKAITGSAPLEA; encoded by the coding sequence ATGAATACGTCAAATATCAAAAAATACGCCCCGGTGGCACGTAAACAGTTCCGCGATGCGGTCATGCAGAAACTGACCACGCTGGGCATTGAAGCCGATAAAAAAGGCAAGCTGCAAATTTCGCAGGCGACAGATCTTGGCGACAGCGTGCGATACGGTCAGTTCACGCTGGAAAAATCACTAACTGCGCGTCGTGAACGTCTGGTTAAACGCGCAGAAAAGCAGGGCTACGAAGTTCTGGTAGAGCACATCGCTTACACCTGGTTTAACCGCTTCTGTGCCATCCGCTATATGGAGTTGCATGGTTATCTGGATCACGGATTCCGTATGCTGTCTCATCCGACGTTGGAAGGCGGTTTTGAGGTGCTGGATCATGTGCCAGAAGTGGCGGATTCTCTGGAGCTAGACAAATCGCGCTTGGTGGAAATGAAACTGGCGGGCGATCGTGACGAAGAGCTGTATCGTGAATTGCTGCTTGCGCAATGCCATACCCTTCAGGGTGCTATGCCTTTCCTGTTCGAAGCCGTCAACGATGATATCGAACTGGTGCTGCCGGATAACCTGACCCGAACCGACTCCATTTTGCGTGGGCTTGTAGACACCATTCCTGAAGAAGACTGGGCGCAGGTCGAAGTGATCGGCTGGCTGTATCAGTTCTACATCTCAGAGAAGAAAGACGACGTGATCGGCAAGGTAGTGAAGAGCGAAGATATTCCCGCCGCCACCCAGCTGTTTACCCCGAACTGGATTGTGCAGTATCTGGTGCAGAACTCTGTGGGTCGCCAGTGGCTGCAAACCTATCCGAATTCAGAGCTCAAAGGCAAAATGCCGTACTACATCGAGCCAGCGGAACAAACGCCAGAAGTGCAGGCGCAGCTGGCAACAATCACCCCATCCAGCATTGAACCAGAAAGCATCAAGGTACTGGATCCGGCCTGTGGTTCCGGGCATATCCTGACCGAAGCCTATAACGTACTGAAGGCGATTTACGAAGAGCGCGGCTACCGTACCCGTAATATCCCACAGCTGATTCTGGAAAATAATATCTTCGGCCTGGACATTGACGACCGTGCCGCACAGCTGTCTGGTTTTGCACTGCTGATGCTGGCCCGCCAGGATGATCGCCGCATTCTGGGCCGTAGTGTGCGTCTGAATATTGTTTCCCTGCAGGAAAGTAAGCTGGATATAGCTGAGCTGTGGACCAAGCTGAACTACCACCAGCAGGCGCAGTGCGGCAGCATGGGGGACATGTTCGCTGAAGGGACTACGCTGGCCAATACTGGCAGTGCGGAATATAAGCTGCTGATGCGTACGTTGGCACTGTTCACCAGCGCAAAAACGCTGGGATCGCTGATTCAGGTTCCACATGAAGATGAAGCGGCGTTGAAAGCGTTTCTGGATGGGTTGTATCGCCTGGCTGTTGAAGGTGATATTCAGCAGAAAGAAGCGGCGGCGGAGCTGATTCCGTATATTCAGCAGGCGTGGATTTTGGCGCAGCGTTACGATGCGGTGGTGGCGAACCCGCCGTATATGGGCGGGAAAGGGATGAATGGCGAGCTGAAAGAGTTTGCTAAAAAGCAATTCCCGGACAGCAAGTCGGATTTGTTTGCGATGTTTATGCAACATGCATTTTCTTTACTCAAAGAGAATGGTTTCAATGCGCAAGTGAATATGCAATCGTGGATGTTCCTTTCTAGCTATGAAGCGCTTCGTGGCTGGTTGCTGGATAATAAGACCTTTATTACGATGGCACATTTAGGGGCTCGGGCGTTTGGGCAAATCTCGGGGGAGGTTGTGCAAACGACTGCTTGGGTGATAAGCAACAATCGCACTGAACGTTACAGGCCAGCTTTTTTCCGTTTAACTGACGGGGGTGAAGAGCAAAAAAATAATAATTTACGAGGTAAAAAACATCGATTTGACACTACTGAACAAAATGATTTAAAAAAAATACCAGGAATACCGCTGGCATATTGGGTCGGACCCAAATTACATAATGCATTTTCTAATTTTAAAATCATTGATGATTTAGCCCCTCCTCGTATTGGCATGATGACAACAGACAATGAGAGATTTTTACGTCAATGGTTTGAGGTTAGTATAAATAGTATAAGATTTGATTTTAAGGATAGAGAATCTGCGGAGAAATCTAGCAATAAGTGGTTTCCCTATAACAAAGGTGGTGGATACAGAAAATGGTATGGACTGCAAACGTTAATTGTTAACTGGCAATTTGGCGGAAGAGAAATTATTCAAAATGGAATGACTAGCTTTCGTGGAAAAAATTACTATTTCAAAGAGGGCATCACATGGTCAGATGTTGCCACTGGGGACTTTACTTGCCGACATACTGAATCTGGGTCGATATTCGACATCAAAGGCACCTCGGCATTTCCTGACAAAAATTTAATTGGGTTAATAGCCTGTACTTTAAATTCGAAAGGGGGGAGTTATATTTTACACCTTCTCAACCCTACGATGTCATATCAAAGTGGCGATATTCGCAGAGTTCCTATTACCAAAGAGCTCTATGAGCAACGTGATTTTTTTAACGAAAACTATAAAAAATTAACTGAAATTTCCAAGAAAGATTGGGATAGGCAGGAGATTTCATGGAACTATAGCAAAAACCCTCTAATTACAAAACAAGGGGGAGTAGAAGATAATTTAAAATCCCTCTTAATGGAATTCGAGTCAGATAAAGAATCCACCATTCAATTAGAGTCCGAAAATAACTCAATAATAATAAATGAGTATGGGTTAAACAATGAAATTAGCCCAACCCCTAATATCAATGAAATTACTTTGATAAGTAATACATGCTACTATTATAAAGGGTTAAACAATTCAGATGAGCACTACAAGCGACAACGCTCTGATATTATTTCTGATTTACTTAGTTATATCATTGGCTGCCAAATGGGTCGCTACTCACTCGATCGCGAAGGCTTGGTCTACGCCCACGAAGCCAACAAAGGCTTTGCTGCTCTCGTAGGAGAAGGTGCCTATCAAACTTTCCCTGCCGATGAAGACGGCATCCTACCACTCATGGATACCGACTGGTTTGACGACGACGTCACTGCCCGCATTAAAGAGTTCGTCCGCACCGTCTGGGGTGAAGAGCATCTGCAGGAAAACCTCGATTTCATCGCCGAAAGCCTCTGTTTATACGCAATCAAGCCGAAAAAAGGCGAATCTTCGCTGGATACCATCCGTCGCTATCTTTCCACTCAGTTCTGGAAAGATCATATGAAGATGTACAAGAAACGCCCGATTTACTGGCTGTTCAGTTCTGGTAAAGAAAAAGCGTTTGAGTGCTTGGTCTACCTGCACCGTTATAATGACGCCACGCTGTCGCGTATGCGTACCGAATATGTGGTGCCACTGCTGGCGCGCTACCAGGGCAATATCGATCTGGTTAACGATCAGCTTAAGAATGCTGAATCCGGCGCTGCCACCACACGCCTGAAAAAAGAACTGGATGGGCTGAGCAAAAAATTCAACGAGCTACGCAACTTTGACGATCGCTTGCGCCATTATGCTGATAGACGTATCACTATTGATCTGGATGACGGCGTTAAGGTTAACTACGGCAAATTTGGCGACCTGCTGGCAGATGTGAAGGCAATCACCGGCAGTGCTCCACTGGAGGCATAA
- a CDS encoding AAA family ATPase encodes MDQHPLIIKGYKSIAELSLVESPPFITFAGSNGAGKSNITDALAFFGAVVKTGATQAIRDFGGFQQIHCYKLRKENRTTASLHLEIELEGKQFTYDLTIKNMDKKPSVTEKLVIDGDIHIDRKHPDNLMIRLSDDEETPATYIPNYSSDMTALMLLGKSELYAFLTNIVVFRIDPLRAKEPDSAKTDATFLDSHGRNIASVLSALESNSDFKEQILEWMELIVPGMENVSTEKQKLDGSTVLTFKEHGTKARFPAHLISDGTIYTLCIMTAILSRAQHTGMTIIEEPERGIHPKAIGELVQLMRDNATMDHPIIITTHSESVVRNLEPDELWFVSKQEGKTKLKHALEAGIDKKKIPLDTAWLMNMFDGGLPW; translated from the coding sequence ATGGATCAACATCCCCTGATTATTAAAGGCTACAAGAGCATCGCGGAGCTTTCCCTTGTGGAAAGCCCACCGTTCATTACTTTTGCCGGGTCCAACGGCGCGGGAAAAAGTAACATTACTGATGCTCTGGCTTTTTTTGGTGCTGTGGTCAAAACCGGCGCGACTCAGGCTATTCGTGATTTTGGTGGTTTTCAGCAGATTCATTGCTACAAACTACGCAAGGAAAACCGGACTACCGCTTCGCTGCACCTTGAGATTGAGCTGGAGGGAAAGCAATTTACCTATGACTTGACGATCAAGAACATGGATAAAAAACCATCAGTCACTGAAAAATTGGTCATTGATGGAGATATTCATATTGATCGTAAGCACCCAGATAATCTTATGATTCGCCTAAGCGATGATGAGGAAACACCAGCTACTTATATCCCTAATTATTCGTCGGATATGACAGCGCTAATGTTGCTGGGCAAAAGTGAATTGTATGCTTTTTTAACCAATATTGTTGTTTTTCGCATCGATCCGCTACGAGCTAAAGAGCCCGATAGCGCCAAAACCGACGCGACATTTCTGGACAGTCATGGCCGTAACATTGCCTCTGTGCTCTCTGCTCTCGAATCGAATAGCGACTTTAAAGAGCAAATACTGGAGTGGATGGAACTCATTGTTCCAGGTATGGAAAATGTATCGACCGAAAAACAAAAATTGGATGGTTCAACAGTACTGACTTTCAAAGAACACGGAACTAAAGCGCGTTTTCCAGCACATTTGATCTCCGATGGCACTATTTATACCTTGTGCATCATGACGGCCATACTGAGTCGAGCTCAGCACACGGGGATGACCATCATTGAAGAACCCGAACGAGGCATTCACCCAAAAGCCATCGGGGAACTTGTGCAATTGATGCGTGATAACGCCACTATGGATCATCCGATTATTATTACCACCCATAGTGAATCTGTTGTTCGCAACCTGGAACCGGATGAATTGTGGTTTGTGAGTAAGCAAGAAGGGAAAACCAAACTGAAACATGCTTTGGAAGCTGGCATTGATAAGAAGAAAATCCCATTGGATACCGCGTGGCTGATGAACATGTTCGATGGTGGTCTGCCATGGTAA